A region of the Fischerella sp. PCC 9605 genome:
CTTGGCGCTATGAAAGTGATGATTTGGCAGATGGGTTTACTGAAGTTGAACGAGAACGATTTATTGCCTATGAAGGTGCGCGTACCTGTCAAATCAGTCGTCTATTTGGTTCTACTGGTGGTTCTGGCTTTTGGATGCCAATTGAGATAGCAACAGAAGAAGGATTATTAGAAAATAATAGTCCTACTCAGACAATCCAAAATCAGAATTGTGTCAGAATTAATCGCGGTCGTAACGCTCCAGCTCGCCTGATTATCCGAGATTGCCATTTACTAACCGAATCAGCAGAAAAGCTGAAACAAGTTGACACTGGTTTATACATGACCGAGTGGAAATTTGAAAACGGTATTGACAGAGTGACAGCAGCGGCGAACCCCAGACAGTTAGAACGTGTGCCAGCCGGATCTAAATTCCAGTTTGAATTAGTTTATACCGTAGAAGATGCCGACCAAGCCATAGAAGACTTGCAAAATATTGCGATCGCTCTTGCCATTCTCGAAGATGATGCACTTGGCGGACATGGTTCTAGAGGTTACGGCAAAGTCAGATTCCAAAACTTCGAGTTTTCCTATCGCAGCTTAGCGCAATATCGTCAGATTACCAGCACTCCTGCGGGAACATCGAGTTTACAGCCATTGTCAGCGATCGCCACCACACAAGCACTCTTAGAGAACTTTGGAAGCTTACGCGAGTACATCGAACAGCGGTTGCTGCCAGGAAATGAATCATGAGCGTTTGGAAATTAGTTAAACTCAACTTTGGACGCAGTCCTGCTCACTTTGGAGAAGTGGGAATTGGGATTGAAGAAACGAGCGATCGCGTCCGTTCCGATGCTTTATTTAGTGCGTGGGTTAGTATTTATGCACGGTTGTTCGGTAAAAATGCAGTTGAGGAATTATTGCAGATATTTCCTTCAAGAGAGCGATCGCAACTAATACCGCCTTTCCGTATCAGTTCCACATTTATTTACCGAGAAGATAAGGAACGCACAATTTACTATCTTCCCCGTCCCCTCAAGTTTCCCATCAAC
Encoded here:
- the csm3 gene encoding type III-A CRISPR-associated RAMP protein Csm3, with amino-acid sequence MPVSYAQKPLIGKLTLTSQLSAETGLHIGGGGENLDIGGLDKPVIRDPLTKYPYLPGSSIKGKLRSILERLLNKPLNRTGGSGTWRYESDDLADGFTEVERERFIAYEGARTCQISRLFGSTGGSGFWMPIEIATEEGLLENNSPTQTIQNQNCVRINRGRNAPARLIIRDCHLLTESAEKLKQVDTGLYMTEWKFENGIDRVTAAANPRQLERVPAGSKFQFELVYTVEDADQAIEDLQNIAIALAILEDDALGGHGSRGYGKVRFQNFEFSYRSLAQYRQITSTPAGTSSLQPLSAIATTQALLENFGSLREYIEQRLLPGNES